A genomic stretch from Sphaerodactylus townsendi isolate TG3544 linkage group LG15, MPM_Stown_v2.3, whole genome shotgun sequence includes:
- the LOC125444408 gene encoding uncharacterized protein LOC125444408: MLFASVFMVLWVLTSRTSGQSVTQTPSRLAIKEGVAVFINCTYQYSGVAYLYWYVQHSHSEGPQLLLTEYTGKETGDAFFAEHLKADKTFHLRKEAGGLSDSAAYFCAVRDTGFLSPRSSSGRGRLDLVQSDAVFQSHPEISIAEGQDAILLCNFSTADSNPYLFWYRQFPNKSPQHLLTKTRYSAADQNFAPTKYSGTLNPETKTVDLKIKDVSLQDAAVYVCALRGNNQLHFGAGTSLTVSPMEE; encoded by the exons ATGCTGTTTGCTTCAGTATTTATGGTGCTATGGGTTTTAACATCAA GGACAAGTGGTCAATCGGTAACCCAGACGCCAAGCCGCCTAGCCATCAAGGAAGGAGTTGCCGTCTTCATCAACTGCACCTATCAATATTCCGGAGTGGCGTATCTGTATTGGTACGTCCAGCATTCTCACAGTGAGGGGCCCCAGCTTTTGCTGACAGAATACACCGGGAAAGAAACGGGAGATGCGTTCTTTGCTGAACACCTCAAAGCGGACAAGACCTTCCATTTGCGGAAAGAAGCCGGCGGCTTGAGCGACTCGGCCGCCTACTTCTGTGCCGTTAGAGACACA GGttttctttctccaaggagcagcagtgggcgaGGGAGGTTGG ATCTCGTACAAAGTGATGCTGTGTTTCAATCACATCCTGAAATATCCATCGCAGAGGGTCAAGATGCAATTTTGCTGTGTAATTTCAGCACCGCGGATAGCAACCCTTACCTGTTTTGGTATCGCCAATTCCCCAATAAATCTCCGCAGCACCTACTGACAAAAACACGTTATTCTGCTGCGGATCAAAACTTTGCCCCAACCAAATATTCAGGAACGTTGAACCCAGAAACCAAGACAGTTGATTTGAAGATTAAGGACGTTTCTCTCCAGGATGCCGCTGTATATGTCTGTGCTCTGAGA GGCAACAACCAACTTCATTTTGGAGCTGGGACGAGCTTAACAGTCAGTCCAA TGGAAGAgtga